Proteins encoded in a region of the Streptomyces sp. NBC_00310 genome:
- a CDS encoding DsbA family oxidoreductase translates to MSSLRIDIWSDVVCPWCYIGKRRLETALGRFEHADEVEVHWHSFQLDPSHPKGHRRPVFETLAKKVGAPLAQVRAMTGQVTELAAAEGLRYDLERSVSVNTIDAHRLSHLAAAHGLGDQMHERLLRAHLCEGEIVDDPDTLVRLGVEVGVPEDESRRTLNSDAYADAVRADIDEARRMGATGVPFFVINRAYGLSGAQPADTFFSALRTAHADPAPAGR, encoded by the coding sequence GTGAGCTCGCTGCGCATCGACATCTGGTCCGACGTCGTCTGCCCGTGGTGCTACATCGGCAAGCGACGCCTGGAGACGGCACTGGGCCGGTTCGAGCACGCCGACGAGGTGGAAGTGCACTGGCACAGCTTCCAGCTCGACCCCTCCCACCCCAAGGGCCACCGCCGGCCCGTCTTCGAGACGCTGGCGAAGAAGGTGGGAGCCCCACTCGCCCAGGTGCGCGCGATGACCGGGCAGGTCACCGAACTCGCCGCCGCCGAGGGGCTGAGGTACGACCTGGAGCGGTCCGTCTCGGTCAACACGATCGACGCCCACCGCCTGAGCCATCTGGCCGCCGCCCATGGACTGGGCGACCAGATGCACGAGCGGCTGCTGCGCGCCCACCTGTGCGAGGGCGAGATCGTCGACGACCCCGACACCCTGGTGCGGCTCGGCGTCGAGGTGGGCGTTCCCGAGGACGAGAGCCGGCGGACGCTGAACAGCGACGCGTACGCGGACGCGGTGCGGGCGGACATCGACGAGGCGCGGCGTATGGGCGCAACCGGCGTGCCGTTCTTCGTCATCAACCGGGCCTACGGTCTCTCCGGCGCCCAGCCGGCCGACACCTTCTTCTCCGCCCTGCGCACCGCCCACGCGGACCCCGCCCCCGCCGGCCGCTGA
- a CDS encoding FMN-dependent NADH-azoreductase, producing the protein MATLLHLDSSLWPEAASASRAVTAAFRKAWEEQHPDGTVIYRDLDAHPVPHLDGLAASAGYAAPADRTPEQAAAFAERLKLIEELENADAVLIGAPMYNFAVPSTLKAWLDQVILVGRNAAVENSPTKGIPAYVVASRGGSYAPGTPREGYEYVQNYLGAVLGDMLGLDVDFIVPELTLAHSNPAMAELIPLAEASKVKAHDDATSKGKAAALNAAA; encoded by the coding sequence ATGGCAACGCTGCTGCACCTGGACTCGTCCCTCTGGCCCGAGGCCGCGTCCGCCTCCCGCGCGGTCACGGCCGCCTTCCGCAAGGCCTGGGAGGAGCAGCATCCCGACGGCACCGTGATCTACCGGGACCTCGACGCCCACCCGGTGCCGCACCTGGACGGCCTCGCCGCGTCCGCCGGCTACGCCGCCCCCGCCGACCGCACCCCCGAGCAGGCGGCGGCCTTCGCCGAGCGGCTGAAGCTGATCGAGGAGCTGGAGAACGCGGACGCCGTCCTGATCGGCGCCCCGATGTACAACTTCGCGGTTCCCTCCACGCTGAAGGCGTGGCTCGACCAGGTGATCCTCGTGGGCCGCAACGCGGCCGTCGAAAACTCACCGACCAAGGGCATCCCCGCGTACGTCGTCGCCAGCCGCGGCGGCTCCTACGCTCCCGGGACCCCGCGCGAGGGCTACGAATACGTGCAGAACTATCTGGGGGCGGTCCTCGGCGACATGCTGGGCCTGGACGTCGACTTCATCGTTCCCGAGCTCACCCTGGCGCACTCCAACCCGGCCATGGCCGAGCTGATCCCGCTCGCCGAGGCATCCAAGGTCAAGGCCCACGACGACGCGACGAGCAAGGGCAAGGCGGCCGCGCTGAACGCCGCTGCCTGA
- a CDS encoding winged helix-turn-helix transcriptional regulator, producing the protein MAASGSDPCKTVDGTITRVFALLGKRWSGPIMSVLMDRPMGFADLRRAIPGISERMLSDRLTELGAATLVVREVDEGPPLRVSYRLTDAGAALEPALQELAAWAEKHLPAAAIGLEPCSAAAAAARAK; encoded by the coding sequence ATGGCGGCATCAGGCTCAGATCCCTGCAAGACGGTCGACGGCACCATCACACGCGTCTTCGCGCTGCTCGGTAAGCGCTGGAGCGGCCCCATCATGTCCGTGCTGATGGACCGCCCCATGGGATTCGCCGACCTCCGCCGCGCCATCCCGGGCATCAGCGAGCGCATGCTCTCGGACCGCCTGACCGAGTTGGGCGCGGCGACTCTTGTCGTGCGCGAGGTGGACGAGGGCCCTCCGCTGCGCGTCTCGTACCGGCTCACGGATGCGGGCGCGGCACTCGAACCCGCCCTGCAGGAACTCGCCGCCTGGGCGGAGAAGCACCTGCCGGCGGCTGCGATCGGCCTGGAGCCGTGCTCCGCCGCAGCCGCAGCCGCACGCGCGAAGTAG
- a CDS encoding universal stress protein: MQPVVTVGLDGSPESLAAARWAADEAEKRRVTLRLLHAWPLLAPEPAHASSEVDQNYWAKRLVHTAKAELQARHPGLTIIGSLVADDAQNALIQAASESEMIVLGSRGLQPESHLLGDVSMPVMAHAARPVVLVRAETRQDGAQPQPQPASRVVVALKLHGSSDDLLDFAFHTAAARGLPLLAVHGRSVPLHARVPWGVDHAATDEMTRDAQTELSKALRPWHEKYPQVDVADMIRLASPAKTVVQAAEGAALLVVGRRAHRHGVAHHLGHVAHAAVHHGSCPVAVVPHD, encoded by the coding sequence ATGCAGCCAGTCGTCACCGTGGGCCTCGACGGCTCACCCGAGAGTCTCGCTGCCGCCCGTTGGGCCGCCGACGAGGCCGAGAAGCGCAGGGTCACGTTGCGCCTGCTGCACGCGTGGCCCCTGCTCGCGCCGGAACCCGCCCACGCCTCCTCCGAGGTCGATCAGAATTACTGGGCGAAGCGCCTCGTGCACACCGCGAAGGCCGAACTGCAGGCTCGCCACCCGGGCCTGACCATCATCGGGAGCCTGGTGGCCGACGACGCCCAGAACGCCCTGATCCAGGCGGCGTCGGAATCCGAGATGATCGTGCTCGGCTCCCGTGGGCTGCAGCCCGAGAGCCACTTGCTGGGCGACGTCAGCATGCCGGTCATGGCCCACGCGGCGCGGCCGGTCGTACTCGTCCGCGCCGAAACGCGGCAGGATGGAGCGCAGCCGCAGCCGCAGCCCGCGAGCCGTGTGGTCGTGGCCCTCAAACTCCACGGATCCTCCGACGACCTGCTCGACTTCGCGTTCCACACCGCCGCGGCCAGAGGACTTCCGCTCCTGGCCGTTCACGGCCGAAGCGTGCCGCTCCACGCGCGCGTGCCCTGGGGGGTGGACCACGCCGCCACGGACGAGATGACGCGGGACGCGCAGACGGAGTTGAGTAAGGCCCTCCGCCCGTGGCACGAGAAGTACCCGCAGGTGGACGTGGCCGACATGATTCGTCTCGCGAGCCCCGCCAAGACCGTCGTGCAGGCTGCCGAAGGCGCCGCGCTGCTGGTGGTCGGCCGACGCGCACACCGGCACGGTGTGGCACACCATCTGGGTCACGTCGCCCACGCGGCTGTCCACCACGGCAGCTGCCCCGTTGCCGTCGTCCCCCATGACTGA
- a CDS encoding CGNR zinc finger domain-containing protein, producing MWSRGGGGRPRGTRHAQDAVDLLLSAEIRRVHVCGADRCALRFLDRSPARNRRWCSMSRCGNRTKVRLHQARTRESGRSTES from the coding sequence ATGTGGAGCCGTGGCGGAGGAGGCCGGCCACGTGGCACCCGCCACGCCCAGGACGCGGTCGACCTGCTTCTATCCGCCGAGATCCGGCGCGTACACGTCTGCGGAGCGGACCGCTGCGCGCTGCGCTTCCTGGACCGCTCCCCGGCCCGCAACCGCCGCTGGTGCTCGATGTCCCGCTGCGGAAACCGCACCAAGGTCCGCCTCCATCAGGCGCGTACACGAGAGAGCGGCCGGAGTACAGAAAGCTGA
- a CDS encoding winged helix-turn-helix transcriptional regulator: MDPRLDRDTSNCSIARTLEIVGEKWTILILREVWYGSSRFSDFERVLGCPRNLLAARLRMLVGEGILATETYKEPGSRSRPKYVITPKGMDLVPAVMGLLQWGDRYRADPEGPAVLARHRECGGHVDVQLRCERGHPVQAKDLDSVPGPAFRMRSPE, encoded by the coding sequence ATGGACCCCCGACTCGACCGGGACACGTCCAACTGCTCGATCGCGCGGACTCTTGAGATCGTGGGCGAGAAGTGGACGATCCTGATCCTGCGCGAGGTCTGGTACGGCTCGTCCCGCTTCAGCGACTTCGAACGCGTCCTCGGCTGTCCTCGCAACCTCCTCGCGGCGCGGCTCCGGATGCTCGTGGGGGAAGGAATCCTGGCCACCGAGACGTACAAGGAGCCCGGTTCGCGGAGTCGGCCGAAGTACGTGATCACCCCGAAGGGTATGGATCTGGTGCCGGCCGTGATGGGGCTGCTGCAGTGGGGTGACCGGTACCGTGCAGACCCGGAGGGGCCGGCGGTACTGGCGCGACACCGCGAGTGCGGTGGGCACGTCGACGTCCAATTGCGCTGCGAACGAGGGCACCCGGTGCAAGCGAAGGACCTTGACAGCGTTCCAGGCCCCGCCTTTCGTATGAGGTCGCCCGAGTGA
- a CDS encoding alpha/beta fold hydrolase, producing the protein MNDAQGVRGDVVTSYKDAPTRTLTAGGVTFAYRDLGPRTGVPVVFITHLAAVLDNWDPWVVDGIAAKRRVITFDNRGVGASSGSTPKTIEEMAKDAVTFIRGLGLAHVDIHGFSMGGMIAQVIVEDAPQLVRKLILTGTGPAGGEGIKKVSRLSHLDTLRALFTLQDPKQFLFFTRTAGGRRAGKQFLARLKERTHDRDKAISLTSYFSQLKAIHRWGLAQPQDLSVIQQPVFIANGESDRMVPTKNSFELARRLPNADLVVYPDAGHGGIFQFHEQFVAEALDFLER; encoded by the coding sequence ATGAACGACGCACAAGGAGTACGAGGCGACGTGGTGACCTCGTACAAGGACGCACCGACCCGCACCCTCACCGCCGGGGGAGTGACCTTCGCCTACCGTGACCTCGGTCCCCGGACTGGCGTGCCGGTGGTCTTCATCACCCACCTTGCCGCTGTCCTCGACAACTGGGACCCCTGGGTCGTCGACGGCATCGCCGCCAAGCGCCGGGTCATCACCTTCGACAACAGGGGCGTCGGCGCTTCCAGCGGCTCGACGCCGAAGACCATCGAGGAGATGGCGAAGGATGCCGTCACCTTCATCCGGGGACTCGGGCTGGCGCATGTCGACATCCACGGCTTCTCGATGGGCGGCATGATCGCCCAGGTGATCGTGGAGGATGCCCCGCAGCTCGTTCGCAAGCTGATCCTCACCGGCACCGGCCCCGCGGGCGGCGAGGGCATCAAGAAAGTGAGCCGGCTGTCCCATCTCGACACCCTCCGGGCCCTGTTCACCCTCCAGGACCCGAAGCAGTTCCTCTTCTTCACCCGCACCGCAGGCGGGCGCCGTGCCGGAAAGCAGTTCCTGGCCCGTCTCAAGGAGCGCACCCACGACCGGGACAAGGCGATCTCCCTCACGTCGTACTTCTCCCAGCTCAAGGCCATCCACCGCTGGGGGCTCGCGCAGCCCCAGGACCTCTCCGTCATCCAGCAGCCCGTGTTCATTGCCAACGGCGAGAGCGACAGAATGGTGCCGACGAAGAACTCGTTCGAACTGGCCCGGCGACTGCCGAACGCCGACCTGGTCGTCTACCCCGACGCCGGCCACGGAGGCATCTTCCAGTTCCACGAGCAGTTCGTGGCGGAAGCCCTCGACTTCCTTGAGCGGTAG
- a CDS encoding helix-turn-helix domain-containing protein, translating to MAEAAETFQRLDAAPLLARTRAELELTGQHPRRDWAPARDTAAILTAQELRVARLAAQGLTNREIGAQLLISPRTVGHHLTNVFPKLGIVSRADLTRIDFEDGLRLMG from the coding sequence TTGGCCGAAGCCGCGGAAACCTTCCAGCGACTCGACGCGGCGCCCCTGCTCGCCCGCACCCGGGCGGAACTGGAGCTGACCGGGCAGCACCCGCGCCGCGACTGGGCACCGGCCCGGGACACCGCGGCCATCCTCACGGCGCAGGAGCTGAGAGTCGCACGGCTGGCCGCGCAGGGACTCACCAACCGGGAGATCGGGGCACAACTGCTGATCAGTCCCCGCACGGTGGGTCACCACCTGACCAACGTCTTCCCCAAGCTCGGCATCGTCTCGCGCGCTGACCTCACGCGCATCGACTTCGAGGACGGGCTGCGTTTGATGGGGTGA
- a CDS encoding helix-turn-helix transcriptional regulator, with amino-acid sequence MRGTRLESGLTFAALHELLWPVTERISTLPEPQAKALNGALGMSGDVADRFLIGVAVLTLVGELAKERPVLIVADDAQWLDEPSAQCLAFVARRLRNEPVVMLLTGHDDPVDGPWEKLAAMEVRELGDEDARLLARAVAPHADEAVIRRTVRAAAGNPLALQELPTSMAAGDISTHPFAGGRIAVGPRLRRAFRARIERLSAAARTALLVTAADDRSDRNTVRQAGLVLGLDAVAWDEALHSGLLTTRSDGRIRFRHPLMEAVVYEEAPPANRQAVHHALASVLTGEHADELRPWHLAAAWDAVGRPDEEVARLLEESAHRSWARGGCATAARALRRAAKLSPSTDEAARRLAHGARAAWEAGHVDVARGMLERAEGFSSEATVADLSEGLRGLIEFAHGDLETACRQLTRDMERVADPGQAFRLGSMALRAAWAASHGPLQREALQRLERRLPQGNFPNADLLPLLRQWWTQERGGSADDRDQVVAPVADILTKLSGSSWLLMPPAPLAVAWGIESALHEALRRETDMLRHTDQVTALTQALAQTVALDIAEGSWTSAAANALEGIQVAEGTGDDHLAAQCRTGLGWLAAARGDEQTVADFAAHTVEVWVPRGVRVFSACAEWNLGMSALFAGRAEEALDRLVRLSEHGHHAANATIAVLAAPDAAEAALQAGHRATAEEQARLLRQWAERTNATWAISATHLLHALLASRADADKQFRLALEVPGAASRPFNHARTRLL; translated from the coding sequence TTGCGGGGCACTCGCCTGGAGTCGGGGCTGACGTTCGCCGCGCTGCACGAATTGCTGTGGCCGGTGACGGAGCGGATCAGTACGCTTCCGGAGCCGCAGGCCAAGGCCCTGAACGGGGCGCTCGGGATGAGCGGCGATGTGGCGGACCGGTTCCTGATTGGCGTGGCCGTACTGACGCTCGTCGGCGAGCTGGCCAAGGAACGGCCGGTGCTCATCGTCGCCGACGACGCCCAATGGCTCGACGAGCCGTCCGCACAGTGCCTGGCCTTCGTCGCGCGCCGACTGCGCAACGAGCCCGTGGTCATGCTCCTCACCGGACACGACGACCCCGTCGACGGCCCCTGGGAGAAGCTGGCGGCGATGGAGGTCCGGGAGCTGGGCGACGAGGATGCCCGGCTCCTCGCCCGTGCCGTCGCTCCGCACGCGGACGAGGCGGTCATCCGCCGCACGGTCCGCGCGGCGGCCGGCAACCCCCTCGCGCTCCAGGAACTGCCCACGTCCATGGCGGCCGGCGACATCTCGACGCACCCTTTTGCCGGTGGGCGGATCGCCGTCGGGCCCCGGCTGCGCCGTGCCTTCCGCGCCCGGATCGAGAGGTTGTCCGCGGCTGCCCGCACCGCGCTCCTGGTCACCGCCGCCGATGACCGCAGCGACCGAAACACCGTGCGCCAGGCCGGACTCGTGCTCGGCCTCGACGCGGTCGCGTGGGACGAGGCGCTGCACTCGGGCCTGCTCACCACGCGCTCGGACGGGCGCATCCGCTTCCGTCACCCACTGATGGAGGCGGTGGTCTACGAGGAGGCGCCGCCCGCGAACCGCCAGGCCGTTCATCACGCCCTCGCGTCCGTACTGACCGGTGAGCACGCCGACGAGCTGCGGCCCTGGCACCTCGCCGCGGCCTGGGATGCCGTGGGCCGACCCGACGAGGAGGTGGCCCGGCTGCTGGAAGAGTCGGCCCACCGGTCCTGGGCGCGCGGTGGCTGTGCCACGGCGGCCCGTGCCCTGCGGCGTGCGGCGAAGCTGTCGCCCTCGACGGACGAAGCGGCCAGACGGCTGGCTCACGGAGCGAGGGCGGCCTGGGAGGCCGGCCACGTCGACGTGGCGCGCGGGATGCTGGAGCGGGCCGAGGGGTTCTCCTCCGAAGCCACGGTCGCGGATCTCAGCGAGGGGCTGCGCGGGCTGATCGAGTTCGCGCACGGCGATCTGGAAACCGCCTGCCGTCAGCTGACCCGGGACATGGAGCGGGTGGCCGACCCCGGACAGGCGTTCAGGCTCGGCAGCATGGCACTGCGGGCGGCATGGGCGGCCAGTCATGGCCCACTTCAGCGCGAGGCGCTCCAGCGGCTCGAACGGCGGCTCCCGCAAGGGAACTTCCCCAACGCCGATCTGCTGCCGTTGCTGCGCCAGTGGTGGACGCAGGAACGGGGCGGTAGCGCCGATGACCGCGACCAGGTCGTGGCCCCCGTCGCTGACATCCTCACCAAACTCAGCGGCAGTTCCTGGCTCCTGATGCCACCGGCACCGCTGGCGGTGGCCTGGGGCATCGAGTCGGCCCTGCATGAGGCGCTCCGCCGCGAGACCGACATGCTGCGGCACACGGACCAGGTCACCGCCCTGACCCAGGCACTGGCCCAGACCGTGGCGCTCGACATCGCGGAAGGCTCCTGGACCTCGGCCGCGGCGAACGCCCTTGAGGGCATCCAAGTGGCCGAGGGGACCGGCGACGACCACCTGGCGGCGCAGTGCCGCACCGGTCTTGGATGGCTGGCAGCCGCGCGAGGCGACGAGCAGACCGTCGCGGACTTCGCCGCCCACACCGTCGAGGTCTGGGTGCCGCGTGGGGTACGCGTCTTCAGCGCCTGCGCGGAGTGGAACCTCGGCATGTCGGCGCTCTTCGCCGGCCGGGCCGAGGAGGCGCTGGACCGCCTGGTCCGGCTGAGCGAGCACGGGCACCACGCGGCGAACGCCACCATCGCCGTGCTCGCCGCACCCGACGCCGCCGAGGCCGCCCTCCAGGCCGGGCACCGGGCCACGGCCGAGGAACAGGCGCGGCTGCTGCGGCAGTGGGCCGAACGGACGAACGCGACGTGGGCGATCTCCGCGACGCACCTCCTCCACGCGCTCCTGGCATCCCGAGCGGATGCGGACAAGCAGTTCCGGCTGGCGCTGGAGGTCCCCGGAGCCGCGTCGCGGCCCTTCAACCACGCCCGCACGCGCCTGCTGTAG